In the genome of Actinobacillus genomosp. 1, the window ACCGCTTGTTTACTTTTATTTGTCGGTTATCTTCCCATTAATGCAAAGCTTAAGAACTCTACAAAATGGTTCGCCCAATATACTTCATGATGGGTTTCATTCGCCATAATTTTTAGCCGAATGTTATCAATCGGATGATAAGTGCGAAGTAATGCTTGATAGTAATAAAGCGAACTATTGATATATGCCTGATTCATATTCGAAATGTATTGCGCATCCATATCATCGCCTTCATTCGTACCTACCTGAATAAACACTTTGCTTGCTTTATTGAGCGGATGACGGTGGACAAAATCTAAGAAGGCGGATTCGCTAAACCAAGAGGCGGAAGAAAATACGCCCAAATGCCCGAATGTCTCCGGATAAGCCGCCCCCATATAGGCGGTAATAATGCCACCCATCGAGCTGCCGGCTAATAGCGTATGCTCACGTTGCGGTTTGGTTCGGTAATGTGAATCAATAAACGGCTTTACCGTATTCACTACCCAATGTCCGTATTCCGCTCCCATACCACCGGCATTACGCGCCTCGGGAGTATGTCCGACATCGGTACGCCACGGAGCGTATTCGTCCAGACGGTGTACCGTCGCATTATCAATTCCGACAATAATCAGTTTCGGAAATTCCTGGTGACTTTTAATGGTCGGAATAATTTTCCATGAATAGCCGGAATAAGATTCTTTGCTATAAAACACATTCTGCCCGTCGTGCATATACAATACCGGATAGGTTTGCCAATTTTCTTTGTGATAATCTTTCGGCAACAGCAC includes:
- a CDS encoding alpha/beta hydrolase, translating into MNLDKYYLKMDEHFLYVPYYNHHRRIRVLLPKDYHKENWQTYPVLYMHDGQNVFYSKESYSGYSWKIIPTIKSHQEFPKLIIVGIDNATVHRLDEYAPWRTDVGHTPEARNAGGMGAEYGHWVVNTVKPFIDSHYRTKPQREHTLLAGSSMGGIITAYMGAAYPETFGHLGVFSSASWFSESAFLDFVHRHPLNKASKVFIQVGTNEGDDMDAQYISNMNQAYINSSLYYYQALLRTYHPIDNIRLKIMANETHHEVYWANHFVEFLSFALMGR